One Diospyros lotus cultivar Yz01 chromosome 1, ASM1463336v1, whole genome shotgun sequence genomic window carries:
- the LOC127794075 gene encoding glycerate dehydrogenase, whose amino-acid sequence MAKPVSIEVWNPNGKYRVVSTKSMPGTRWINLLIEQDCRVEICTQKKTILSVDDIIALIGDKCDGVIGQLTEDWGETLFSALSRAGGTAFSNMAVGYNNVDVNAATKHGVAVGNTPGVLTETTAELAASLSLSAARRIVEADEFMRAGLYDGWLPHLFVGNLLKGQTVGVIGAGRIGSAYARMMVEGFKMNLIYYDLYQATRLEKFVTAYGQFLKASGEQPVTWKRASTMEEVLQEADVISLHPILDKTTYHLVNKERLSKMKKEAILINCSRGPVVDEVALVEHLKENPMFRVGLDVFEDEPYMKPGLADMKNAIVVPHIASASKWTREGMATLAALNVLGKIKGYPIWSDPNQVQPFLNENARPPAACPSIVNAKALGLPVSKL is encoded by the exons ATGGCGAAGCCAGTGTCCATCGAGGTGTGGAACCCAAATGGGAAATACAGAGTTGTGAGCACCAAGTCCATGCCGGGAACCAGGTGGATCAATCTCCTAATCGAGCAAGATTGTCGCGTCGAA ATATGTACTCAGAAGAAAACCATCTTGTCAGTTGACGACATCATTGCTCTGATCGGCGACAAGTGCGATGGAGTGATTGGACAA TTGACTGAAGACTGGGGAGAAACGTTGTTCTCTGCATTGAGCCGAGCAGGAGGAACGGCTTTCAGTAACATGGCCGTTGGATACAACAATGTGGATGTCAACGCCGCCACCAAGCATGGTGTTGCTGTTGGCAACACACCG GGAGTACTGACGGAAACGACGGCTGAGTTAGCAGCTTCTCTTTCTTTATCAGCAGCTAGAAGAATTGTTGAAGCAGATGAGTTCATGAGGGCGGGCCTATATGATGGATGGCTGCCACATCT ATTTGTGGGTAACTTGCTCAAAGGACAGACTGTTGGTGTGATAGGAGCTGGTCGAATTGGTTCAGCTTATGCTAGAATGATG GTTGAAGGATTCAAAATGaacttaatttattatgatttgtaccAAGCCACACGCCTTGAGAAGTTTGTCACAG CTTACGGTCAGTTCCTAAAAGCCAGTGGCGAACAACCTGTTACTTGGAAAAGAGCATCGACCATGGAAGAGGTTCTACAAGAGGCTGATGTG ATAAGTCTTCACCCAATCCTTGACAAAACGACTTATCATCTGGTAAATAAAGAAAGGCTCTCAAAGATGAAGAAG GAAGCAATCCTTATAAACTGCAGCAGGGGGCCTGTGGTTGATGAAGTAGCTCTCGTGGAGCATCTGAAAGAGAATCCTATGTTCCGGGTTGGACTTGATGTCTTTGAG GATGAGCCTTACATGAAACCTGGACTTGCTGACATGAAAAACGCCATAGTGGTACCTCACATTGCCTCTGCTTCCAAG TGGACTCGTGAAGGAATGGCAACGCTGGCTGCTCTGAATGTCCTG GGAAAGATAAAAGGATACCCAATTTGGTCCGATCCCAATCAGGTACAACCATTCTTGAATGAGAATGCTCGGCCGCCTGCTGCATGCCCAAGCATTGTCAATGCAAAAGCCTTAg GCTTACCTGTTTCAAAACTGTGA